A stretch of Pseudomonas sp. CCC3.1 DNA encodes these proteins:
- the pyrE gene encoding orotate phosphoribosyltransferase produces the protein MQAYQRDFIRFAIDRGVLRFGEFTLKSGRTSPYFFNAGLFNTGSALAQLGRFYAAAIVDSGIPFDVLFGPAYKGIPLAATTAVALAEHHERDMPWCFNRKEAKAHGEGGSLVGSPLEGEILIIDDVITAGTAIREVMQIIQVQGAKAAGVLIALNRQERGNGELSAIQEVERDFGIPVVSIVSLNQVLQFLAEDDTLKQYLPAVEAYRAQYGI, from the coding sequence ATGCAAGCGTATCAGCGCGACTTCATCCGTTTTGCCATCGATCGCGGCGTTTTGCGCTTCGGTGAGTTCACCCTGAAGTCCGGGCGTACCAGTCCTTACTTCTTCAATGCCGGCCTGTTCAACACAGGCTCCGCGCTGGCTCAGTTAGGCCGTTTCTATGCGGCTGCCATCGTCGACAGTGGTATTCCTTTCGACGTGCTGTTTGGCCCGGCTTACAAAGGTATTCCGTTGGCCGCGACCACTGCTGTAGCGCTGGCTGAGCACCATGAACGCGATATGCCGTGGTGTTTTAACCGCAAAGAAGCCAAGGCTCACGGCGAAGGCGGCAGCCTGGTGGGTTCGCCACTGGAAGGCGAAATCTTGATCATCGACGACGTGATCACGGCTGGCACGGCCATCCGTGAGGTCATGCAGATCATTCAGGTCCAGGGCGCAAAAGCGGCGGGCGTGCTGATTGCCTTGAACCGCCAGGAGCGCGGGAATGGCGAGCTGTCGGCCATTCAAGAAGTTGAGCGCGACTTCGGTATTCCGGTGGTCAGCATCGTGTCGTTGAACCAAGTACTGCAGTTCTTGGCCGAAGACGACACGCTAAAGCAGTACCTGCCTGCCGTTGAAGCCTATCGGGCGCAATACGGGATTTAA
- the argB gene encoding acetylglutamate kinase: MTLERDAASNVAKVLSEALPYIRRYVGKTLVIKYGGNAMENDDLKTGFARDIVLMKAVGIHPVVVHGGGPQIGDLLKRLSIESHFIDGMRVTDSQTMDVVEMVLGGHVNKEIVNLINRHGGSAIGLTGKDAALIRAKKMVVTRQTPEMTTPEIIDFGHVGEVTGINTDLLNMLTKGDFIPVIAPIGVGPNGESYNINADFVAGKVAEALKAEKLMLLTNIAGLMDKQGKVLTGLTTAQVDALIEDGTIYGGMLPKIRCALEAVQGGVTTAHIVDGRVPNAVLLEIFTDTGVGTLITNSKPAA; the protein is encoded by the coding sequence ATGACCCTCGAACGTGATGCCGCCTCTAACGTCGCCAAGGTTTTATCCGAAGCGCTGCCCTACATTCGCCGCTATGTCGGCAAGACGCTGGTCATCAAGTACGGCGGCAACGCGATGGAAAACGATGACCTGAAAACCGGTTTTGCGCGCGACATCGTGCTGATGAAAGCGGTGGGTATCCACCCGGTCGTGGTACACGGTGGCGGCCCGCAAATCGGCGATCTGCTCAAGCGTTTGTCCATCGAGAGTCATTTTATCGACGGCATGCGTGTGACCGACTCACAAACCATGGATGTGGTTGAGATGGTGCTCGGCGGCCATGTGAACAAGGAAATCGTCAACTTGATCAACCGTCATGGCGGCAGCGCTATCGGTCTGACCGGTAAAGATGCCGCACTGATCCGGGCCAAGAAAATGGTCGTGACACGCCAGACGCCTGAGATGACCACGCCGGAAATCATCGATTTTGGTCATGTGGGTGAAGTCACCGGCATCAACACTGATCTGCTGAACATGTTGACCAAAGGTGACTTCATCCCGGTAATCGCGCCGATTGGTGTAGGCCCGAATGGTGAGTCGTACAACATCAACGCTGATTTTGTGGCGGGTAAAGTGGCTGAAGCGCTGAAAGCTGAAAAGCTGATGCTGCTGACCAACATTGCCGGTTTGATGGATAAACAGGGCAAAGTGCTGACCGGTTTGACCACGGCACAGGTCGATGCGCTGATTGAAGACGGCACCATTTACGGCGGCATGCTGCCGAAAATTCGCTGCGCACTTGAGGCCGTGCAAGGTGGCGTGACCACTGCGCACATTGTCGATGGTCGTGTACCGAACGCGGTGCTGCTCGAAATCTTCACCGACACCGGTGTCGGTACGCTGATTACCAACAGCAAACCGGCCGCTTAA
- the dut gene encoding dUTP diphosphatase: MHALQAKILDPRIGSEFPLPQYATPGSAGLDLRAMLKEDTILEPGQTVLIPTGLSVYIGDPGLAALILPRSGLGHKHGIVLGNLVGLIDSDYQGELMVSCWNRGQTAFNITIGERIAQLVLVPVVQAHFELVEEFDESQRGAGGFGHSGSL, translated from the coding sequence ATGCACGCTTTGCAAGCCAAAATCCTTGATCCACGCATTGGCAGCGAATTCCCGCTGCCGCAATACGCCACACCCGGCTCCGCGGGTCTTGACCTGCGCGCCATGCTTAAAGAAGACACCATTCTTGAGCCAGGCCAAACGGTGCTGATCCCGACCGGCCTGTCGGTGTACATCGGCGATCCGGGCCTTGCCGCGCTGATCCTGCCGCGCTCGGGTCTGGGCCACAAGCACGGGATCGTGCTGGGCAATCTGGTCGGCCTGATCGACTCCGATTACCAGGGCGAGTTGATGGTGTCGTGCTGGAACCGTGGCCAAACTGCATTCAACATCACCATCGGCGAGCGTATCGCTCAACTAGTGCTGGTGCCGGTGGTGCAGGCGCACTTTGAGCTGGTTGAAGAGTTCGACGAAAGCCAGCGTGGCGCTGGTGGTTTCGGTCACTCAGGCAGCCTCTGA
- the coaBC gene encoding bifunctional phosphopantothenoylcysteine decarboxylase/phosphopantothenate--cysteine ligase CoaBC produces the protein MQRLYRKRIVLGVGGGIAAYKSAELVRRLLDQGAEVRVVMTRGGSEFITPLTMQALSGHPVHLDLLDPAAEAAMGHIELAKWADLVLIAPATADLIARLAQGLANDLLTTLVLATDATVAIAPAMNQAMWRDPATQANTQLLQSRGLKVFGPASGSQACGDVGFGRMLEADDLVHCAAECFQHLALTGKHVLITAGPTQENIDPVRYITNHSSGKMGFALAEAAVEAGARVTLITGPVHLPTPDRVSRIDVVSARDMLAACEAAIPCDIFIASAAVADYRPEVVAPQKLKKDPTKGDGLLLQMVRNPDILATIATRPDRPFSVGFAAETEHLLDYAARKLKDKNLDLIVANDVANPSIGFNSEENACSVIDRDLHATVFAQTSKGKIARQLITFIAERLNQV, from the coding sequence ATGCAGCGGCTGTATCGAAAACGCATTGTTTTGGGCGTCGGCGGCGGCATTGCTGCTTACAAGAGTGCAGAGCTGGTTCGCCGCCTGCTGGACCAAGGCGCTGAAGTACGCGTTGTGATGACTCGGGGCGGCAGTGAGTTCATCACCCCTCTGACCATGCAAGCCTTGTCCGGGCACCCCGTTCATCTGGATTTGCTCGACCCGGCAGCCGAAGCGGCCATGGGCCACATTGAGCTGGCCAAGTGGGCCGACCTGGTGCTGATTGCCCCTGCGACCGCTGACTTGATCGCCCGCCTGGCGCAAGGCCTGGCCAATGATTTGCTGACCACGCTGGTGCTGGCCACAGACGCGACGGTTGCCATTGCGCCCGCCATGAACCAGGCCATGTGGCGCGACCCGGCCACTCAAGCCAACACTCAACTGCTCCAGAGCCGCGGCCTCAAGGTGTTTGGCCCAGCCTCCGGCAGCCAGGCCTGTGGCGACGTGGGCTTTGGCCGCATGCTTGAAGCCGATGATTTGGTGCATTGCGCGGCCGAGTGCTTCCAGCACCTGGCGCTGACTGGCAAGCACGTGCTGATCACGGCGGGCCCGACCCAGGAAAACATCGACCCGGTGCGCTACATCACCAACCACAGCTCCGGAAAAATGGGCTTTGCCCTGGCCGAAGCAGCGGTTGAGGCGGGCGCCCGCGTGACGTTGATTACCGGCCCCGTGCATTTGCCCACGCCAGACCGCGTAAGCCGTATCGACGTGGTCAGCGCCCGCGACATGCTCGCCGCGTGTGAAGCGGCGATCCCGTGCGACATCTTTATTGCCTCGGCAGCGGTTGCGGACTACCGCCCGGAAGTCGTTGCGCCACAGAAACTCAAGAAAGACCCGACCAAGGGCGACGGCTTGTTGCTGCAAATGGTCCGCAACCCAGACATTCTGGCCACCATTGCAACGCGCCCGGACCGTCCATTTAGTGTCGGCTTTGCCGCAGAGACCGAGCACTTGCTCGATTACGCGGCACGCAAGCTTAAAGACAAAAACCTCGACCTGATTGTGGCCAACGATGTGGCTAACCCCAGCATCGGCTTCAACAGCGAAGAGAACGCCTGCAGCGTGATTGACCGCGACTTGCACGCCACCGTATTTGCCCAGACCAGCAAGGGCAAGATTGCCCGCCAGCTGATCACTTTTATCGCCGAACGTCTGAACCAGGTTTAA
- the radC gene encoding RadC family protein, which yields MSIRDWPAAERPREKLLEHGSASLSDAELLAIFLRTGVSGKSAVDLARHLLTEFGSLRALLEADLGAFCRQLGLGPAKFTQLQAVLEMGRRHLAERLRRDSALESPQAVRDYLKSLLRHEPHEVFGCLFMDSKHRMLAFEVLFRGSIDSASVYPRQVVKRALAHNAAAVIFCHNHPSGITEPSQADRTLTQRLTEALDLIEVRALDHFIVGDGEPLSMVEYGWM from the coding sequence ATGAGTATCAGAGATTGGCCCGCGGCCGAGCGCCCGCGCGAGAAACTTTTAGAGCATGGATCGGCCAGTCTTTCAGACGCTGAGTTGCTGGCGATCTTCCTGCGCACTGGGGTTTCAGGCAAGAGTGCCGTCGATTTGGCGCGGCATTTACTCACCGAGTTCGGCAGTTTACGTGCCTTGCTGGAGGCTGATCTGGGGGCGTTCTGTCGCCAGCTCGGGCTTGGCCCCGCCAAGTTCACCCAACTGCAAGCGGTGCTGGAAATGGGGCGTCGTCACTTGGCCGAACGTTTGCGTCGAGACTCTGCGCTAGAGAGCCCGCAGGCAGTTCGCGACTATTTGAAATCGCTGCTGCGCCACGAGCCGCACGAGGTGTTTGGTTGTCTGTTTATGGACTCCAAACATCGAATGCTGGCCTTTGAAGTGTTGTTCCGGGGCTCTATCGACAGCGCCAGTGTTTACCCTCGACAAGTGGTCAAGCGCGCCCTTGCGCACAACGCCGCCGCAGTGATTTTTTGCCACAACCACCCGTCGGGCATCACCGAGCCCAGCCAGGCTGATCGCACCCTGACCCAGCGCCTCACCGAGGCGCTGGATTTGATAGAAGTGCGTGCGCTGGACCACTTTATCGTCGGTGATGGCGAACCGCTGTCAATGGTCGAATATGGCTGGATGTGA
- a CDS encoding ABC transporter substrate-binding protein — MRLAAAPFLLTLCLSPLVQAATLSVCTEASPEGFDVVQYNSLTTTNASADVLMNRLVNFDAQTAKLVPSLAQSWSVSPDGLVYDFKLRPGVKFHSTPYFTPSRELNADDVRFSFERMLDPANPWHKVAQSGFPHAQSLQLPDLVKKIETPDPLTVRFTLSHPDSTFLPALSMGFASIYSAEYADKLLKAGTPELMNSQPIGTGPFVFTRYQKDAVVRYKANPDYFAGKPNVDGLIFAITPDANVRLQKLRRNECQIALSPKPLDVDAALKYPTLTVAQTPAFMTAFVAINSQHPPLDKPEVRQAINLAFDKDTYLKAVFENKAQPANSIYPDKTWGYAKDLPVYAHDPQKARELLTKAGLKDGFKTTIWTRPTGSVLNPNPSLGAQLLQADLAKIGVQADIRVIEWGELIRRAKAGEHDLLFMGWAGDNGDPDNFLTPQFSCAAVKSGTNFARYCDKPLDSLISQGKTITEQNKRSALYQKAQALIQEQALWLPLAHPTAYALTRKDVQGYQVSPFGRQDFSTVSVKP; from the coding sequence ATGCGCCTCGCTGCTGCCCCCTTTTTGCTCACCCTGTGCCTGAGCCCGCTGGTTCAAGCGGCCACCTTGAGTGTTTGCACCGAGGCAAGCCCTGAAGGGTTCGATGTAGTGCAGTACAACTCGCTCACCACCACTAATGCCTCGGCTGACGTACTGATGAACCGCCTGGTGAACTTTGACGCCCAGACCGCCAAGCTTGTACCAAGCCTGGCGCAAAGCTGGTCAGTGTCACCTGACGGCCTTGTGTACGATTTCAAATTGCGCCCCGGGGTTAAGTTTCACAGTACCCCGTACTTCACGCCCAGCCGTGAATTGAACGCCGATGACGTGCGTTTCAGCTTCGAGCGCATGCTTGACCCGGCCAACCCGTGGCACAAGGTTGCGCAAAGCGGCTTCCCGCATGCGCAGTCTCTGCAACTGCCCGATCTGGTCAAAAAAATCGAAACCCCCGACCCGCTGACCGTGCGTTTTACCCTCAGCCACCCGGACTCAACGTTCCTGCCTGCGCTGAGCATGGGTTTTGCGTCGATCTATTCAGCTGAATATGCCGACAAACTGCTCAAGGCCGGCACACCCGAGCTGATGAACAGCCAACCGATCGGCACTGGACCCTTTGTGTTCACCCGTTACCAGAAGGACGCCGTGGTGCGCTACAAGGCCAACCCGGATTACTTCGCGGGCAAGCCGAACGTTGACGGACTGATTTTCGCCATCACCCCGGATGCCAACGTGCGCCTGCAAAAGCTGCGTCGCAACGAATGCCAGATCGCGCTTTCGCCCAAGCCGCTGGACGTCGATGCGGCCCTCAAGTACCCAACGCTGACGGTTGCTCAAACCCCGGCTTTTATGACCGCGTTTGTGGCGATCAACTCTCAGCATCCGCCGCTGGACAAGCCCGAGGTGCGTCAGGCGATCAATCTGGCCTTTGATAAAGACACTTACCTCAAGGCCGTGTTTGAAAACAAAGCACAGCCCGCCAACAGCATTTACCCGGACAAAACCTGGGGTTACGCCAAAGACTTGCCTGTCTATGCCCACGACCCGCAAAAGGCCCGCGAACTGTTGACCAAGGCTGGCCTCAAAGACGGCTTTAAAACCACCATTTGGACGCGACCCACAGGCAGCGTACTGAACCCCAATCCAAGCCTGGGCGCGCAATTGCTGCAAGCCGACCTGGCGAAAATCGGGGTACAGGCCGATATTCGGGTGATTGAGTGGGGCGAACTGATTCGTCGCGCCAAAGCGGGCGAGCACGATCTGTTGTTTATGGGTTGGGCAGGGGATAACGGCGACCCGGATAACTTCCTCACCCCGCAGTTTTCGTGCGCGGCAGTGAAATCCGGGACCAACTTTGCACGTTACTGCGACAAGCCCCTCGATAGCCTGATCAGCCAAGGCAAAACCATCACCGAGCAAAACAAACGCAGCGCGCTGTATCAAAAAGCTCAGGCGTTGATTCAGGAACAGGCGCTGTGGCTGCCTCTGGCTCACCCAACGGCCTACGCATTGACCCGCAAAGACGTACAGGGTTATCAGGTGAGTCCGTTTGGACGTCAGGACTTTTCGACGGTCAGTGTTAAGCCTTAA
- the rpmB gene encoding 50S ribosomal protein L28, whose protein sequence is MSRVCQVTGKGPVTGNNISHANNKTRRRFLPNLQHHRFWVEEEKRFVRLRVSAKGMRIIDKRGITVVLAEIRRAGKI, encoded by the coding sequence ATGTCGAGAGTCTGTCAAGTTACCGGTAAGGGTCCGGTGACTGGGAATAACATTTCCCACGCAAATAACAAAACCCGTCGTCGTTTCCTGCCGAACCTGCAGCATCACCGCTTCTGGGTTGAAGAAGAGAAACGTTTCGTGCGTCTGCGCGTATCTGCCAAAGGCATGCGTATTATCGACAAGCGTGGCATTACTGTCGTGCTGGCCGAAATCCGTCGCGCTGGCAAGATCTAA
- the rpmG gene encoding 50S ribosomal protein L33, translated as MRELIRLVSSAGTGHFYTTDKNKRTTPDKIEIKKFDPRVRKHVIYKEAKIK; from the coding sequence ATGCGTGAATTGATCCGTTTGGTGTCGAGCGCTGGTACAGGCCATTTCTACACCACAGATAAGAACAAGCGCACCACTCCGGACAAAATCGAAATCAAAAAATTCGATCCGCGGGTTCGCAAGCACGTTATCTACAAAGAAGCCAAAATCAAGTAA
- a CDS encoding I78 family peptidase inhibitor: MSGFNVLKGVLLATGVVLGTASLPAMASEDGKCNTNLALNYVVAPVVTPELVELLRTSYGAKEARVERPGEAFTKEFNAYRLRVLADKDNTLVRQICG, from the coding sequence ATGTCTGGTTTTAACGTTTTAAAGGGTGTTCTGTTGGCGACTGGCGTTGTGTTGGGTACTGCGTCACTGCCAGCCATGGCGAGCGAAGACGGCAAGTGCAATACCAATCTGGCGCTCAACTACGTGGTAGCCCCCGTTGTGACGCCAGAGCTTGTAGAGCTTTTACGCACCAGCTACGGCGCCAAAGAAGCTCGTGTAGAGCGCCCAGGCGAGGCGTTCACCAAAGAGTTCAATGCTTACCGCCTGCGAGTGCTGGCTGATAAAGACAACACTTTGGTCCGCCAGATCTGCGGTTAA
- a CDS encoding cupin domain-containing protein, which produces MSIENVVDFSTANTQAERYHLTPEKVLKGNPEQVLHNHYASPCGQLNAGMWESEVGLWNVNFTEHEYCEILQGVSVLRDREGNAKTLRAGDRFVIPAGFKGTWEVLEPCRKMYVAFEQKA; this is translated from the coding sequence ATGAGCATCGAAAACGTCGTCGACTTCAGCACCGCCAACACCCAGGCTGAACGCTACCATCTGACCCCGGAAAAGGTCCTGAAGGGGAATCCCGAGCAAGTTCTGCACAACCATTACGCCAGCCCATGTGGGCAATTGAACGCCGGCATGTGGGAAAGCGAGGTTGGCCTGTGGAATGTGAATTTCACCGAGCACGAGTACTGCGAGATCTTGCAGGGGGTTTCGGTTTTACGTGACAGAGAAGGTAACGCCAAGACCCTGCGAGCTGGCGATCGCTTTGTCATCCCGGCCGGTTTCAAAGGTACGTGGGAAGTGCTGGAACCTTGCCGGAAAATGTACGTGGCGTTTGAACAGAAAGCCTGA
- a CDS encoding aldehyde dehydrogenase, which translates to MTTLTRADWEQRAQQLKIEGRAYINGEYTDAVSNETFECLSPVDGRLLGKVASCDAADAQRAVENARATFESGIWSRLAPAKRKAAMIRFAGLLKQNAEELALLETLDMGKPISDSLHIDVPGAAGALSWSGEAIDKIYDEVAATPHDQLGLVTREAVGVVAAIVPWNFPLMMACWKLGPALSTGNSVILKPSEKSPLTAIRIAALAVEAGIPAGVLNVLPGYGHTVGKALALHMDVDTLVFTGSTKIAKQLMIYSGESNMKRIWLEAGGKSPNIVFADAPDLQAAAESAASAIAFNQGEVCTAGSRLLVERSIKDAFLPLVIAALKDWKPGNPLDPSTTVGALVDTQQMNNVLSYIKSGHSEGAKLVAGGNQILQETGGTYVEPTIFDGVSNAMKIAQEEIFGPVLSVIAFDTAAEAIQIANDTPYGLAAAVWTADISKAHLTAKALRAGSVWINQYDGGDMTAPFGGFKQSGNGRDKSLHAFDKYTELKSTWIKL; encoded by the coding sequence ATGACCACCCTGACGCGTGCTGACTGGGAACAACGGGCCCAACAGCTGAAAATCGAAGGCCGCGCCTACATCAACGGTGAATACACCGACGCGGTCTCCAATGAAACATTCGAGTGCCTCAGCCCGGTCGATGGCCGCTTGCTGGGCAAGGTTGCCAGTTGCGATGCCGCGGACGCCCAGCGTGCCGTCGAAAATGCGCGCGCGACCTTCGAATCAGGTATCTGGTCGCGCCTGGCTCCGGCCAAGCGTAAAGCCGCCATGATCCGCTTTGCCGGTTTGCTCAAGCAAAACGCCGAAGAGCTGGCCCTGCTTGAAACCCTGGACATGGGCAAGCCAATCAGCGACTCCCTGCACATCGACGTGCCGGGTGCCGCCGGTGCCCTGAGCTGGAGCGGCGAGGCCATCGACAAGATTTACGATGAAGTCGCAGCCACCCCGCACGACCAACTGGGTCTGGTGACCCGTGAAGCGGTCGGCGTAGTGGCTGCCATTGTGCCGTGGAACTTCCCGTTGATGATGGCCTGCTGGAAACTGGGTCCTGCGCTGTCGACCGGTAACTCGGTCATCCTCAAGCCGTCCGAAAAATCCCCGCTGACTGCCATCCGCATCGCTGCGCTGGCGGTTGAAGCCGGCATTCCAGCAGGCGTGTTGAACGTGCTGCCGGGCTATGGCCACACCGTTGGCAAGGCTCTGGCCTTGCACATGGACGTCGACACGCTGGTGTTCACCGGGTCGACCAAAATCGCCAAGCAATTGATGATTTACTCCGGCGAATCCAACATGAAGCGCATCTGGCTCGAAGCCGGTGGCAAAAGCCCGAACATCGTCTTCGCCGATGCTCCAGACCTGCAAGCGGCTGCCGAATCGGCTGCCAGCGCCATCGCCTTCAACCAGGGCGAAGTCTGCACCGCAGGTTCGCGTCTGTTGGTCGAGCGTTCGATCAAAGACGCATTCTTGCCGCTGGTCATCGCGGCTCTCAAAGACTGGAAGCCTGGCAACCCGCTGGACCCTTCCACCACCGTGGGCGCCTTGGTCGACACGCAGCAAATGAACAACGTGCTGTCGTACATCAAGTCGGGTCACAGCGAAGGCGCAAAACTGGTCGCTGGCGGGAATCAAATCCTGCAGGAAACTGGCGGCACCTACGTTGAGCCGACCATTTTCGACGGCGTCAGCAATGCCATGAAAATCGCCCAGGAAGAAATCTTCGGCCCAGTGCTGTCGGTAATTGCCTTCGACACCGCTGCCGAAGCGATCCAGATTGCCAACGACACGCCGTACGGCTTGGCTGCTGCGGTCTGGACCGCAGATATTTCCAAGGCACACCTGACCGCCAAAGCCCTGCGCGCTGGCAGCGTTTGGATCAACCAATACGATGGCGGTGACATGACCGCTCCGTTTGGTGGCTTCAAGCAGTCGGGTAACGGTCGTGACAAGTCGCTGCACGCCTTTGACAAGTACACCGAGCTGAAATCCACCTGGATCAAGCTGTAA
- a CDS encoding MFS transporter — protein MRWATYFAVLASVLSVGLALGVSMPLVSFRLESWGYGGFAIGVMAAMPAIGVLVGASVASKLAARFGTPGLMRLCLWCGALSIGLLALLPSYPVWLVLRLLIGIVLTVIFILGESWINQLVVEQWRGRLVALYGCAYALSQLSGPLLLGVVGSQDDYGFWIGVALLTLAPLLLLGRDGAPVTEAYRVTFKDLLAFCRGLPAIAWAVALFAAFEAMILTLLPIYCLRQGFTADIALAMVSTVVVGDALLQLPIGALADRLSRRSLFTGCAVLLMLSSLAVPLLLNTLLIWPLWVIFGASAGGLFTLSLILIGERYRDDALVRANAHVAQLWGIGCLIGPLAAGAGSQWISGHALPLFMAAGAFGLVILVLRQGAFGAEQTAAKPL, from the coding sequence ATGCGTTGGGCGACTTATTTCGCTGTGCTGGCCTCGGTGCTCAGCGTCGGCCTGGCGCTGGGCGTGAGCATGCCGCTGGTGTCGTTTCGGCTCGAAAGCTGGGGCTACGGCGGGTTCGCAATTGGCGTGATGGCGGCCATGCCCGCCATTGGCGTACTCGTCGGGGCCAGCGTGGCCAGCAAGCTCGCGGCGCGCTTTGGCACACCGGGTCTGATGCGTTTGTGCCTGTGGTGCGGGGCCCTGTCCATCGGGTTGCTGGCGTTATTGCCCAGCTACCCGGTGTGGTTGGTATTGCGGCTGTTGATCGGCATCGTGCTCACGGTCATTTTTATTCTCGGCGAGAGCTGGATCAACCAACTGGTGGTCGAGCAATGGCGCGGCCGGTTAGTGGCGCTGTATGGCTGCGCGTATGCCCTGAGCCAACTGTCCGGGCCGCTGCTGTTGGGCGTCGTGGGTTCGCAGGACGACTACGGCTTCTGGATCGGCGTGGCACTGCTCACCCTGGCGCCCCTGCTATTGCTGGGACGCGACGGCGCACCGGTCACCGAAGCGTACCGCGTGACCTTCAAGGACTTGCTGGCGTTTTGTCGGGGGTTGCCTGCTATTGCGTGGGCTGTCGCTCTATTTGCGGCCTTTGAGGCGATGATTCTGACGTTACTGCCCATCTACTGCCTGCGCCAAGGGTTCACCGCTGACATCGCACTGGCGATGGTCAGCACCGTGGTGGTGGGCGATGCCTTGCTGCAACTGCCGATTGGCGCGCTGGCCGATCGCCTGTCCCGGCGCTCACTGTTTACCGGTTGCGCCGTGCTGCTGATGCTGTCGAGCCTGGCGGTGCCATTGTTGCTCAACACCTTGTTGATCTGGCCGTTGTGGGTGATCTTCGGCGCCAGCGCGGGCGGCTTGTTCACCCTGTCGTTGATTCTGATTGGCGAACGCTACCGCGACGACGCACTGGTGCGGGCAAACGCACACGTGGCGCAGTTGTGGGGCATTGGCTGCTTGATCGGGCCATTGGCCGCAGGCGCGGGCAGCCAATGGATCAGCGGGCACGCCTTGCCACTGTTCATGGCCGCCGGGGCCTTTGGTTTGGTGATATTGGTGCTGCGCCAGGGCGCATTTGGCGCCGAGCAAACCGCAGCCAAGCCCTTGTAG